The stretch of DNA GCAGGTTCATTACGTTGTGATACCAGCCGATATCGCTTTCCAGAATTTGGCCACTTCGCGGATCATGCACATGAGGACCGTAAGCGTTCTGAATATCAGAAGCAAAATAACGGATTACCGAATAGCGCGCATCTTCGGGACTCCAATTGGGATTCTCTTCTTCTGAGGGCGGATCTTTGGCAATAATTGCGTTCTTAAATCCGGCCGCCTCAAAAGCTTCTTGCCAATCCTCGACACCTTCTTTTAAATACGGTCTCCATTTTTTAGGCGTTGCCGGATCGATATAATAGACAATAGGGTTGACCGGCTCCACCAACTCACCATTCATATAGGCTTCCTTATCCTTGGGTACTAACTTATAGCGCGTGATATGCTGTACTTTTTTAGCCTTATGTGCTTTGGTTCCATAATCCGTCTGTTGCACACTAAAATAACCCACTCGCTGGTCGTAGGAACGAGTATCCATTTTTTCATTCGGCAATAAGACCATACTGTGGTTGACCTCAAGCGAAATAGTACCCGTTGAAGAACTTGATGGGGGATTACTGGCCTGATAAGTTAACCAGTTGCGTGCTTCAATATTTTCGGGATAGCTATTGATATGATCAATGTATGAGCGGTCGGTATCCAAACGCCGTACCCGGTACGCTTCGCGGCGACCACTTTGTAAGCCCAAAGCGGGAATATCCGTGGAGTAAAGATCGGTTACATCAATAACCACGCCGGAAGAATCTTCGCCCAACGATTTGATATCAAATGAAGCAATGATAGGCTCAAAGTTAGAATTTCGCACAGCCTCATACACTGGTAAAGAATCTTTTGCTACATTTTCATACGAAACATGACGAAGCAAGATTTCATCATCTTTTTTCTGCCAACGAACAACTTGTGTATTAAGCTTTTCACCGCCGTACCCAATTTCGTTTTGTGTTTCGGCGATGCGCGATACTAGCAGCATTTCTCGACTCAGCAGGGAATCGGGAATTTCATAAAAGAAATCGGAATCAATTTTATGTACGTCAAAAAGACCCTCGTCGGATTCCGCCTCATCGGTTATTACCTCACTGTAAGGCTTCATACCATCTTCTGAGCCGGGCGGGCCTCCTCTTTTAGATTTTCTTGATGATTGTTGTGTTCCTTCGGACGTGGCACAAGAAACTATAAAACAAGCTCCCAACGCCATAAGACCGATCATTTTACAGTAGTGCGCAATCGATTTTCTCATAATACGTTCGTTGTATAAGTTAAACTTTAAGTGTTAAGGCAATAAGTACTATATGATGAGGTAAAGAGCTAAAGAATTATTAGCCATAAAATCAATTAACATTTTACTTTATTAAATTCATAAAACTAGCCGTGTCGAAACTAGTTATAATCCCAAACCTTTCTTACCTTTTACCAGTAACATGCAATAAACGGAGTCTCTTTGGAACATCTTCTTTACTTCTTTAAGGATTTAAAAAAAGTGGGTGCTGTTGCCCCCAGCTCTAAATTTTTAGCTAAAAATCTGATTGCAAAGCTACCGCAAAAAATTGCCGGTAATGAGTGTCCACCACTTAATATTTTAGAAATTGGAGCAGGTACCGGCCCCCTCACCAAACAGATTGTAAAACATTTACGACCTAGCGATCAACTTGATGTTGTTGAAATCCATAAAAAGTTTTTCCAGATCGTTAAAACAACCTATCGGCAAAAAAATATAACTGCCTACCATCGTGATATTCTCAAGTTTGAACCTGCCCGGAAATACGACTTTATCTTTTCGAGCCTTCCTTACGAAAATATGCCGGAAGATGTTAGCCGCAATATCTGGGAAAAAAAGCTTAATCTCTGTAAATCAGGTGGCCATATCAGCTATTTTAAATATGTGAAGTTCCGTAATTTCAAAAATGATTTTGAGGAACAAGTAGTTAACAAATACGGTCAAGAAAAAAAGTTTGTATTTTTGAATATCCCACCGGCTAAAGTTTACACCCTTCAAGTTGATGACAACAAGAATTTACCTATAATTGAAAAAACAAATATTGCCTGATTAGAAAAAGCCGAGATTCAATACTGAAAGAATAAGGCTGAATAACAACGCCCATCCCCAGTGATCGATTTTTAAGCCGTCAAGCAATCCATCCACAATCATCAGCATAAAAGCATTAATCACTAAAATAAATAAGCCAAAAGTGATGATGGTTAGTGGTAGTGCCAAAAATGAAATAATAGGTTTTACGAAGGTATTAACAATAGCCAGTAAAATAACTGTAGCTAACGCTGTAAAAAAGCTATTAAGATGTACTCCTTTTAACAGAGAGCCGATAAGAAAAATACCAACTGTATTAATCAAGAGAGATAAAATCATCGTCCGTACTGTAATTTCGTTCTATTTTTTTACTGTACGGATACGACAGAAAATTGTTACTCTCCAAATAATTTAACTATCTCTGGATTTGTCGCTTATGATTTTAACTCTTCAACTTTCTGGGCCAGCTCATCAAATGCCTGGTTGCAAATTTTCACAAAGGCAGGCACCTTTTCATCAAGTATTCCTTCCGGATCTTTATCTTCGGCTGCCTTTTCAATCGCAATAATAGGCTCTTGCCCTTCTGTCATACCCATATATCCAATGTTAGGCTTTATTTTATGGGCCAGATCTGCAAGATCTTCGTAGGCTCGTTTGGCATGTAGCTCTTGCATATCATCAAGAGTACCGGGAATATCTTCCAGAAAAGCTTCTACCGTTTCGATGATGATGGAATCATCACCCATTGACATTTCGTGTAAGGTTGACAGGTCTGTAATATTTTCTTTTGGCACAGAATTGGTCTCCGTTAGGAATTTTATTGTTTACCAGATCATTAAGATGATCAGAATGTACATAAAATTCCTGTCAATAGGAACCTTTAACCCGTGAGCATAACAATGCCGATAAGAATTAAGATTGTGACCTTAAAAATTATTGCCTTCCAATTCTTCATTTTTTACATCTCTAATAAAAATATGATTAAAATTTTCTAATAAAGGAGCTGATTGATAACGATAAGCAATTAACTTTTCAAGTTCTCCACATTATCTGAATTACTTACGATAATCTTCCCCCTGCTTATACAAGAGTAATCAGGAAGGCAATTGTTACACATATTTTCTTTAAAAGATGTAAAATATCTTTTAAAGAAAAATAGTTATCCACAATTACATAAATACAGAACAGGCAGTTAACTCAACAGGGTAGTGATCTATTGTCTATAACAGTTTCCAGAGGTTATAGCGTTTTATCAGTACTCCCTGTTGTCAAAAGAGAGTTGCAAGATTCTTCAAAAAGATAGAAGGATCTATTCAACGGTCACACTTTTTGCCAAATTACGAGGCTGATCGACATTACAACCACGATTGACCGCGATATAATATGATAACAGCTGCAACGGTATTGCTGTTAGTAGCGGGGAAAGGCAATCCTCCGTTTCGGGAATA from Fodinibius salinus encodes:
- a CDS encoding class I SAM-dependent methyltransferase, which gives rise to MEHLLYFFKDLKKVGAVAPSSKFLAKNLIAKLPQKIAGNECPPLNILEIGAGTGPLTKQIVKHLRPSDQLDVVEIHKKFFQIVKTTYRQKNITAYHRDILKFEPARKYDFIFSSLPYENMPEDVSRNIWEKKLNLCKSGGHISYFKYVKFRNFKNDFEEQVVNKYGQEKKFVFLNIPPAKVYTLQVDDNKNLPIIEKTNIA
- a CDS encoding phage holin family protein — translated: MILSLLINTVGIFLIGSLLKGVHLNSFFTALATVILLAIVNTFVKPIISFLALPLTIITFGLFILVINAFMLMIVDGLLDGLKIDHWGWALLFSLILSVLNLGFF
- a CDS encoding Hpt domain-containing protein — encoded protein: MPKENITDLSTLHEMSMGDDSIIIETVEAFLEDIPGTLDDMQELHAKRAYEDLADLAHKIKPNIGYMGMTEGQEPIIAIEKAAEDKDPEGILDEKVPAFVKICNQAFDELAQKVEELKS